In Chryseobacterium shigense, the following proteins share a genomic window:
- the pheA gene encoding prephenate dehydratase, which yields MKIAFLGPHASFTQLAATQLFPDEELLPQANILDCFNTVNSGEAEKAVVPLENSIEGTVSMTLDYLYKTPAIKIEAEGVMPIAHHLMIHPDHNPEDIERIFSHPQALAQSFHFLDTHYKEVTRQDFSSTAAAAKYVSENKDLKIAAVANQFAANLYGLKIIHRNIQDFEQNHTRFIVITKQQPAYHNTNLEILGEKSGMLINLPEDHAGGLHQVLSVFAWRKMNLSKIESRTLKTGLGNYFFFINVVGKWEEILHGNALLELKSINAEVDFLGNYKEFLLES from the coding sequence TGAGGAACTTTTACCACAGGCCAATATTCTGGACTGTTTTAATACTGTTAATAGCGGAGAAGCTGAAAAAGCTGTTGTTCCCTTGGAAAATTCTATTGAGGGAACAGTTTCCATGACACTGGATTACCTCTATAAAACACCGGCCATCAAAATTGAAGCAGAAGGTGTGATGCCTATTGCGCACCATCTGATGATTCATCCCGATCATAATCCGGAAGATATAGAGAGAATATTTTCGCATCCACAGGCTTTGGCGCAAAGCTTCCATTTCCTGGATACCCACTATAAAGAAGTAACAAGACAGGATTTTTCTTCTACCGCAGCCGCAGCAAAATATGTTTCAGAAAATAAAGATTTGAAAATAGCTGCTGTAGCAAATCAGTTTGCCGCCAATTTGTACGGGTTGAAAATTATTCACCGGAACATTCAGGATTTTGAGCAGAATCACACCCGTTTTATTGTTATTACCAAACAACAACCTGCTTACCACAATACAAACCTTGAAATTTTGGGAGAGAAATCCGGTATGCTGATCAATCTTCCGGAAGATCATGCGGGTGGACTTCACCAGGTCCTTTCCGTTTTTGCCTGGCGAAAAATGAACCTCAGCAAAATTGAATCCCGGACACTGAAAACCGGCCTTGGAAACTACTTCTTCTTTATCAATGTGGTTGGAAAATGGGAAGAAATACTTCACGGGAATGCTCTTTTAGAGCTTAAATCGATTAATGCGGAGGTAGATTTTTTAGGAAATTATAAAGAATTCCTCCTCGAAAGTTAA